In a single window of the Fibrobacter sp. UWB15 genome:
- a CDS encoding efflux RND transporter permease subunit codes for MKKKRSFVETAMRYRGIVFMLCCILVLFGVYGLSANRKNEFPEFTVRQGVVIAVYPGATVKEVEDRVTKPLEDYIFTYDDVKKSKTTSMTRDGMVIVQVALEDYVYDKDGFWSRFKHGVSQFKSSLPAGVLAIIVMDDFGDASSMLLAIESKNKTYRELGEYLDGLADNLRPLESVGRITRFGEQKDQISIYLDNDKLSQYGLGYKSVAAFLSGQGLVNIAGTLRDGEYNHPIYVESGVNTLESVRETIVFSAPDGSVVRLKDVARVEREYPNRTAYIEVNGNKCVMLSIEMKKGHDIVKMGKEIKQVLSEFESSLPEEVKMFRITDQTEVVGKSIDDFLREILVAVLAVIIVVVLLQPFKVALIAALTIPISVFISLGLFFGLGYEINSVTLAALMVSLGMIVDNSIVILDDYQERIYGSCTRWRAAEHSAVHFLKSIFSATLAISITFFPFLVTMDGMFSDFVTTFPWSVTIVLTVSLLVAIFIVPYLQFAFLKPKTKKKSKFSFENISNYIYERVLKTCFRFPKLTILVAVVCVALGTVMILSRPIKLMPIAERNQFSVEFYLPNGTSIHQTSAVADSMKRILEKDPRVTYITTFKGLSSPRFHMTYAPQFAGENFAQFIVNTESARATEEIIKEYSEKYVDHFANVFIRFKQLSFSDAASPIEIRISDGTDESRKVACDKVKNYLRSLPGVYLVRSSYGEPLSGIKVSLDENASKLGVNQFSLEAMLASRYNAGFPIATLWEGNKNVPVVLKGTHADSASFSDLENEKIATYGGLSNAPLRQIAKFSPVFNEGARDRRNGLPTVTISAEVSSGVSANDLALKHFDSLKKLTADDGVKLELGGEAASVVETLPGLLKGLVVAVAMMFLIMVWHFRKIRIAFMLFSLLSLSIFGTGVAMWITGMDFTITGVLGMVSLFGIMVRNGIIMIDYAEELKRDEHLDSKNAIYNSALRRMRPIFLTSAAASAGVLPMMLSGDGLWVPMANIIFWGTLVTMCLILTVLPVAYWGVSCMKFRRRKVVSR; via the coding sequence ATGAAAAAGAAACGTTCCTTTGTTGAAACCGCCATGCGCTATCGCGGCATTGTGTTTATGCTTTGCTGCATTTTGGTGCTGTTTGGCGTTTATGGCCTTTCTGCCAACCGAAAAAATGAGTTCCCTGAATTTACGGTGCGTCAGGGCGTCGTGATTGCTGTTTATCCAGGTGCCACTGTAAAAGAAGTGGAAGACCGCGTGACGAAACCGCTTGAAGACTACATCTTCACTTATGACGATGTCAAAAAGAGCAAAACGACTTCTATGACTCGCGATGGCATGGTGATTGTTCAGGTGGCACTTGAAGATTACGTGTATGACAAAGATGGGTTTTGGAGTCGCTTTAAGCATGGTGTTTCGCAGTTCAAGTCGAGTTTGCCTGCTGGAGTCCTTGCGATAATCGTGATGGATGATTTTGGCGATGCTTCGTCGATGCTCTTGGCGATAGAAAGCAAGAATAAGACTTACCGTGAGTTGGGCGAATATCTGGATGGACTTGCGGATAACTTAAGGCCACTTGAAAGTGTCGGTCGCATTACGCGTTTTGGCGAACAGAAAGACCAAATTTCAATTTATCTGGACAACGATAAACTTTCCCAGTATGGGCTGGGCTACAAGTCGGTGGCGGCATTCCTTTCGGGGCAAGGCCTTGTGAATATTGCGGGAACTTTGAGGGATGGCGAATACAATCACCCGATTTATGTGGAAAGTGGCGTGAATACCTTAGAAAGTGTCCGCGAAACAATTGTGTTTAGCGCACCTGATGGAAGTGTGGTGCGGCTGAAAGATGTTGCCCGTGTGGAACGCGAATATCCTAATCGTACGGCCTACATTGAAGTGAATGGCAACAAGTGCGTGATGCTTAGCATCGAAATGAAAAAAGGCCACGACATCGTGAAAATGGGCAAGGAAATAAAACAGGTGCTTTCGGAATTTGAAAGTAGCTTGCCTGAAGAAGTCAAGATGTTCCGCATTACGGACCAGACGGAAGTTGTCGGCAAAAGTATTGATGACTTTTTGAGAGAAATCTTGGTTGCCGTATTGGCTGTTATTATTGTGGTCGTTCTGTTGCAACCTTTCAAGGTGGCTTTGATTGCGGCTTTGACTATTCCCATATCTGTTTTCATTTCGCTTGGACTTTTCTTTGGCCTTGGCTACGAAATCAATAGCGTAACGCTTGCGGCTTTGATGGTGTCGTTGGGGATGATTGTTGATAATTCCATTGTAATATTGGATGACTATCAGGAACGAATTTATGGATCTTGTACACGCTGGAGAGCGGCAGAACATAGTGCCGTGCATTTCTTGAAATCAATTTTTTCGGCCACGCTTGCCATAAGCATTACCTTCTTCCCGTTTTTGGTGACGATGGATGGAATGTTTAGCGATTTTGTGACAACATTCCCTTGGTCGGTAACTATTGTCCTTACGGTTTCTTTGCTCGTGGCGATATTTATTGTTCCTTATTTGCAATTTGCTTTCTTAAAGCCGAAAACGAAAAAGAAGAGTAAGTTCTCTTTTGAGAATATTTCAAACTATATCTATGAACGTGTTTTAAAAACTTGTTTTAGGTTCCCCAAATTGACCATTCTCGTGGCTGTCGTTTGTGTTGCCTTAGGTACGGTGATGATTCTTTCTCGCCCCATAAAGCTCATGCCGATTGCTGAACGCAACCAATTCTCTGTAGAATTTTATTTGCCGAACGGAACGTCGATTCACCAGACTTCTGCCGTGGCGGATAGCATGAAGCGTATCTTGGAAAAGGATCCGAGAGTCACCTATATTACGACATTCAAGGGATTGTCTTCACCGCGTTTCCACATGACTTATGCACCGCAATTTGCGGGTGAAAATTTTGCGCAGTTTATCGTAAATACAGAAAGCGCTCGTGCAACAGAAGAGATTATCAAGGAGTATTCGGAAAAGTATGTGGACCATTTTGCAAATGTATTTATTCGCTTTAAACAACTCAGCTTTAGCGATGCCGCATCGCCTATAGAAATTAGAATTTCTGATGGAACGGATGAAAGTCGTAAAGTTGCATGTGATAAAGTGAAAAATTATTTGCGGAGTCTCCCGGGAGTTTATCTTGTTCGCAGTTCTTATGGAGAACCCTTGAGCGGGATTAAGGTTTCGCTTGATGAGAATGCTTCGAAGCTTGGGGTGAATCAGTTCTCTCTCGAAGCGATGCTTGCTTCTCGCTACAATGCCGGATTCCCGATAGCCACTCTATGGGAAGGCAATAAAAATGTGCCGGTAGTGCTTAAAGGAACGCATGCCGATTCTGCTAGTTTCTCGGATCTTGAAAATGAAAAAATTGCAACTTATGGTGGGCTTTCCAATGCACCGCTCCGCCAGATTGCAAAGTTCTCGCCTGTGTTTAACGAGGGCGCTCGCGATAGAAGGAATGGTCTCCCGACGGTGACTATTTCTGCCGAAGTCTCGTCTGGCGTCAGTGCGAATGACCTTGCTCTAAAGCATTTTGATTCGCTGAAAAAGTTGACCGCTGACGATGGCGTTAAATTGGAGCTTGGTGGCGAAGCTGCCTCTGTTGTCGAAACGCTTCCCGGACTCCTTAAAGGTCTCGTCGTTGCGGTTGCCATGATGTTCCTTATTATGGTATGGCACTTCCGAAAAATTCGTATAGCGTTCATGCTGTTTTCGTTGCTTTCGCTTTCTATTTTCGGGACGGGCGTTGCCATGTGGATTACAGGTATGGATTTCACGATTACGGGTGTTCTTGGTATGGTAAGTTTGTTTGGAATTATGGTGCGTAATGGAATTATCATGATTGATTATGCCGAAGAGTTAAAGCGCGATGAACATTTGGATTCTAAAAATGCCATCTACAATTCGGCACTCAGGCGTATGCGCCCGATATTCCTAACTTCGGCAGCGGCTTCTGCGGGTGTTTTGCCTATGATGCTGAGTGGGGATGGTCTTTGGGTTCCTATGGCAAACATTATTTTCTGGGGAACGCTTGTTACCATGTGCTTGATTTTGACGGTGCTGCCCGTTGCTTATTGGGGCGTAAGTTGTATGAAATTCAGACGCAGGAAGGTTGTGAGTCGGTAG
- a CDS encoding efflux RND transporter periplasmic adaptor subunit: MILSLVACESDFNSRNDKKVAQKKMPIVKVETIVAKNSNVGSSLHYAGSVAEVATTMVSFSSPGTVKSVHVTEGKKVNKGVLVATLDDTSAKSALEIASALKNQAEDARARMEKLHENKTISEIQWMDVESKYRQAIAAEKLAQKALDDCKLYAPATGIVAGKSLEVGQNVVPSAPVFRIVNVATVKAVVAVPEKDVASLNVGDKVEVCVGALGDKAFEGKITNKGISANPLSRSYQIEAELKNKSGELLPGMLLEMSIDSKNSVAGVELPASAVLLDEYNRSFVWIVRGGKTMRKNVETSLGNGSQLLVQGIDDGDSVVVKGMSKVGEGDRVQTVNQTVVQ, translated from the coding sequence TTGATTTTGTCTCTTGTTGCTTGCGAAAGTGACTTCAATTCTCGCAACGACAAGAAAGTCGCACAGAAAAAAATGCCAATAGTTAAAGTCGAAACTATTGTTGCTAAGAATTCAAATGTCGGCAGCTCTTTGCATTATGCGGGTTCTGTCGCCGAAGTCGCGACAACGATGGTGAGCTTTTCTTCGCCGGGGACGGTAAAGTCGGTGCATGTGACCGAAGGCAAAAAGGTGAACAAGGGTGTGCTCGTGGCAACCTTGGATGATACGTCTGCAAAGAGCGCTTTGGAAATCGCTTCTGCTTTGAAAAATCAGGCGGAAGATGCACGCGCCCGTATGGAAAAGTTGCACGAGAACAAGACCATCTCTGAAATCCAGTGGATGGATGTCGAAAGTAAGTATAGGCAGGCGATTGCTGCGGAGAAACTTGCGCAAAAGGCGCTGGATGATTGCAAACTTTATGCCCCTGCAACGGGAATTGTTGCGGGCAAATCTCTCGAAGTCGGGCAAAATGTGGTGCCGAGCGCTCCTGTGTTTCGCATCGTGAATGTCGCGACGGTTAAGGCGGTTGTTGCCGTTCCTGAAAAAGATGTGGCTTCGCTTAATGTGGGCGATAAGGTTGAAGTTTGCGTCGGTGCGCTTGGCGATAAAGCTTTTGAAGGGAAGATTACAAATAAGGGGATTTCTGCAAACCCGCTTTCGCGTTCTTACCAAATCGAAGCTGAGCTGAAAAATAAGAGCGGCGAACTTTTGCCGGGAATGCTTTTGGAAATGTCCATTGATAGCAAAAATTCTGTGGCGGGTGTTGAACTCCCTGCTTCTGCTGTGCTTTTGGATGAATACAATCGTTCTTTTGTTTGGATCGTCCGTGGTGGAAAAACGATGAGAAAAAATGTTGAAACCTCTCTAGGAAATGGTTCACAGCTTTTGGTGCAGGGGATTGACGATGGTGATTCCGTTGTGGTAAAGGGTATGTCTAAGGTAGGCGAGGGTGACCGCGTCCAGACGGTTAATCAGACTGTTGTTCAATAG
- a CDS encoding AraC family transcriptional regulator: MKRKPTNVTNIKKADLSLLDFLKQSNTVPGKIVLFENIEGLDTSGYFYLQGLVLFLIEKGHSTIEVNTTTYDLEKGCIFVAFPGQIIHVISISDDIKPLCIACSMDMMNDLMSQVKDSLQLFQHAKQSPFQKRDGEDFEQIKKSFRHIQEKIKVTKDNRYHYQIIKNLVISTAFECIDILTERRIEPQGSNRKKALFNAFLQKVEEEHREYHSVKYYADELFVTSKYLSTVINEMSDKTPKQWIDEYIALDAKVLLQSTEKDIQEISDELNFPDISFFGKFFKRMTGMSPKAFRDKKD, encoded by the coding sequence ATGAAAAGAAAGCCTACAAATGTAACCAACATAAAGAAAGCAGACCTTTCCCTATTAGATTTTTTGAAGCAGTCGAACACTGTTCCCGGGAAAATTGTCCTTTTTGAAAACATTGAAGGGTTAGACACATCCGGCTATTTTTATCTACAGGGCCTTGTATTATTTTTAATCGAAAAAGGCCACAGCACAATTGAAGTGAACACAACAACATACGATTTGGAAAAAGGCTGTATTTTTGTCGCGTTTCCTGGGCAAATCATTCATGTTATTAGTATAAGCGATGATATTAAACCATTATGTATAGCGTGTTCAATGGACATGATGAACGACTTAATGTCTCAAGTCAAAGATAGCTTACAACTTTTTCAACATGCAAAGCAATCACCATTCCAGAAAAGGGATGGTGAAGATTTTGAACAAATAAAAAAATCGTTCAGGCACATACAAGAAAAAATAAAGGTCACCAAAGACAACCGTTACCACTACCAAATTATCAAAAATCTTGTAATATCCACCGCGTTCGAATGCATAGATATTCTAACGGAAAGACGCATTGAGCCGCAGGGATCTAATCGCAAGAAAGCTTTATTCAATGCCTTCTTGCAAAAAGTCGAAGAAGAACACCGCGAATACCACAGCGTCAAGTATTACGCCGACGAACTTTTCGTGACATCCAAATATCTTTCTACAGTCATCAACGAAATGAGTGACAAGACTCCCAAACAGTGGATTGACGAGTATATCGCCCTGGACGCAAAAGTTCTTTTGCAATCCACGGAAAAGGACATTCAGGAAATTTCTGACGAGCTGAACTTTCCTGACATCAGTTTTTTTGGTAAATTTTTCAAACGAATGACCGGAATGTCACCCAAGGCCTTCCGCGATAAAAAGGATTAA
- a CDS encoding cation diffusion facilitator family transporter translates to MNESENRQKVIVRTSIIGIVANIVLSAFKAFVGFATNSIAVTLDAVNNLSDALSSVITIVGAKLSNKLPDKKHPLGYGRIEYLSAMVVAAIVLYAGGTSAVESVKKIIHPEAADYSTASLVIIASAVVVKLVLGKFVKRQGERVNSGALVASGADALFDAILSLSVLASAIVFILTGISLEAYVGLVISGFIIKSGIGMLIETLDDILGKRADGDLVKKIKALLTEEPQVRGAYDVILNNYGPDKFLGSVHLELPDTMTVEEVDVLTRRVQASVLKETGVILTGVGVYSHNTKNDEAAKIRSNVLKLVKEHPWALQLHGFYVNLEDRTMRFDVVMNFEIKPQEGLDILHKEISEAYPDFDLHIAADIDAS, encoded by the coding sequence ATGAACGAATCGGAAAACCGTCAAAAGGTCATTGTCCGGACAAGCATCATCGGCATTGTGGCAAACATCGTGCTGTCCGCATTCAAGGCGTTCGTCGGCTTTGCAACCAACTCCATCGCCGTGACGCTCGATGCGGTGAACAACCTTTCTGACGCTTTGTCCTCGGTCATTACGATTGTGGGCGCAAAACTTTCGAACAAGTTGCCCGACAAAAAACACCCGCTCGGTTACGGTCGAATCGAATACTTGAGCGCAATGGTAGTTGCGGCAATCGTGCTTTACGCCGGCGGTACCTCGGCGGTGGAATCGGTCAAGAAGATTATCCACCCCGAAGCAGCGGACTACTCCACGGCTTCGTTGGTGATTATCGCCTCGGCAGTAGTGGTAAAACTCGTGCTCGGCAAATTCGTGAAACGCCAAGGCGAACGCGTAAACTCAGGCGCACTCGTGGCATCGGGTGCAGACGCCCTGTTCGACGCCATTCTCTCCCTTTCGGTGCTGGCTTCGGCCATCGTCTTCATTCTCACAGGCATTTCGCTTGAAGCCTACGTAGGCCTCGTGATTTCAGGATTCATCATCAAGTCGGGCATCGGCATGCTGATCGAAACCCTGGACGACATTCTGGGCAAGCGCGCCGATGGCGACCTGGTCAAGAAAATCAAGGCGCTACTCACCGAAGAACCGCAAGTCCGCGGCGCTTACGACGTCATTCTCAACAATTACGGTCCAGACAAGTTTCTCGGTTCCGTGCACTTGGAACTCCCCGACACCATGACCGTCGAAGAAGTCGACGTACTGACCCGCAGGGTACAGGCAAGCGTACTCAAAGAAACCGGCGTGATTCTCACGGGCGTAGGCGTGTATTCACACAACACCAAGAATGACGAAGCTGCCAAAATTCGCAGCAACGTGTTGAAGTTGGTAAAGGAGCACCCTTGGGCATTGCAACTCCACGGCTTTTACGTGAACCTTGAAGACCGCACCATGCGTTTTGATGTGGTCATGAATTTCGAGATCAAGCCGCAAGAGGGGCTGGACATACTCCACAAGGAAATCAGCGAAGCCTACCCCGACTTCGATTTGCATATTGCCGCCGACATTGACGCATCGTAG
- the bioD gene encoding dethiobiotin synthase — protein sequence MSKGYFVTATGTDVGKTFITALLVKKWRDSGIDAGYYKAALSGAELRDGKWVAGDADYVKRIANLPDTQEQLVSYVYKEAVSPHLAARKEGNPVELAKVKADFEAACVRHEFVFAEGSGGIICPIRYDDQKVFLVDIMKTLGLPLLIVTTAALGSINACVLTVEYARSCGLDVRGLIVNRYGSSGNLEMEDDNIRMMQDLTGLEILAKVKNGDTDLGVQPF from the coding sequence ATGAGTAAAGGTTATTTCGTTACAGCGACCGGAACCGATGTCGGCAAGACCTTCATTACCGCCCTTCTCGTTAAAAAATGGCGCGATTCCGGCATTGATGCGGGCTACTACAAGGCGGCCCTCAGCGGCGCAGAACTCCGCGACGGCAAATGGGTTGCAGGTGATGCCGATTACGTGAAACGCATCGCAAATCTTCCCGATACGCAAGAACAGCTCGTCAGCTATGTCTATAAAGAAGCCGTCTCTCCGCATCTCGCTGCCCGCAAAGAAGGCAACCCAGTAGAACTCGCGAAAGTCAAAGCCGATTTTGAAGCGGCCTGTGTTCGTCATGAATTCGTTTTCGCCGAAGGCAGCGGAGGAATCATTTGCCCCATCCGCTACGATGACCAGAAAGTATTCCTCGTCGATATCATGAAAACGTTAGGCCTTCCGCTGCTTATTGTTACGACAGCGGCTCTCGGCTCCATTAACGCCTGCGTGCTCACGGTGGAATACGCTCGCAGCTGTGGCCTCGATGTTCGCGGCCTCATCGTGAATCGCTACGGCTCTAGCGGTAACCTCGAAATGGAAGACGACAACATCCGCATGATGCAAGATTTGACGGGGCTTGAAATCCTTGCAAAAGTAAAAAACGGCGACACCGATCTAGGTGTGCAACCGTTTTAA
- the bioF gene encoding 8-amino-7-oxononanoate synthase, with the protein MSHILDIFTKDALDAARANNTYRTMRLMETPESSCVKIRMPNGASQEQILLASNSYLDLANVDELKQAMAQAVLEWGTGSGGARLTTGNKTPHQELEEFIAKFKGEESAITFNTGYMANVGTISALCGKNDFVFSDELNHASIIDGIRLSRAKCLIYKHNDMADLERVIKEAAATLDVRPFRGLIVTDAVFSMDGDLANLPELLRIAKENDCLLMIDEAHATGVLGKTGRGLAEHYGCAHADVTVGTLSKAIAAEGGFVAGKQQLIDFLRNKARSFIFTTAMAPAVAAAACNNLRYIDAHPERVQNLRNNVKFFCEALQHEGVKVEQSPSAIVPIVIGDEARALEISAALQNAGILIPAIRYPTVAKGQARLRASLMATHTHEQLQTAATVIAQAVKECV; encoded by the coding sequence ATGAGTCACATTCTTGACATTTTTACGAAAGACGCTTTGGATGCAGCTCGGGCGAATAATACCTACCGCACCATGCGTTTGATGGAAACGCCGGAATCGTCATGCGTGAAAATCCGCATGCCCAACGGCGCTTCGCAGGAACAGATTCTGCTGGCTTCCAATTCTTACCTGGACTTGGCGAACGTCGACGAACTCAAGCAGGCGATGGCCCAGGCAGTTTTGGAGTGGGGTACAGGGAGCGGGGGAGCCCGCCTTACTACGGGTAACAAGACTCCGCATCAGGAACTGGAAGAATTTATCGCAAAATTCAAGGGCGAAGAATCCGCTATCACCTTCAATACGGGCTACATGGCGAATGTCGGTACGATTTCGGCTTTGTGCGGCAAGAACGACTTTGTCTTTAGCGATGAATTGAACCACGCGAGCATTATTGACGGAATCAGGTTGTCGCGAGCCAAATGCCTTATTTACAAGCATAACGACATGGCAGATTTGGAACGGGTTATTAAAGAGGCCGCGGCGACACTAGATGTGCGGCCCTTCCGCGGGCTTATCGTGACGGATGCGGTTTTTAGCATGGATGGCGACCTTGCAAATTTGCCGGAACTCCTACGCATCGCGAAAGAAAATGATTGTCTCTTGATGATTGATGAAGCGCATGCCACGGGCGTGCTCGGCAAGACCGGGCGCGGACTTGCCGAACACTACGGCTGTGCTCACGCCGATGTTACTGTCGGGACTTTGAGCAAAGCCATCGCCGCCGAAGGCGGCTTCGTGGCGGGTAAGCAGCAGCTGATTGATTTTCTCCGAAACAAGGCCCGCAGTTTTATCTTTACGACGGCGATGGCTCCTGCCGTTGCCGCTGCCGCCTGCAATAACTTGCGCTACATCGATGCGCACCCTGAACGCGTGCAGAACTTGCGCAATAACGTGAAATTTTTCTGCGAAGCCTTGCAGCATGAAGGTGTAAAAGTTGAACAGTCTCCTTCGGCGATTGTCCCGATTGTCATTGGCGACGAGGCACGCGCGCTTGAAATATCCGCCGCGCTTCAAAATGCGGGAATACTCATCCCCGCGATTCGTTACCCGACAGTCGCCAAGGGGCAAGCCCGCTTGCGTGCAAGCCTGATGGCCACGCATACGCATGAACAACTTCAAACCGCCGCAACAGTAATTGCGCAAGCAGTAAAGGAGTGTGTATGA